The Rhodocytophaga rosea genome has a segment encoding these proteins:
- a CDS encoding sulfatase family protein, protein MKKQKITAIILACILLIPAVFFSFKPAPPEKPNIIFLLTDDHRWNALGAMGNKIIQTPNLDKLAKSGLMFRNAYVTTAICSVSRASILSGQYESRHKINDFVTSFSPEALSNTYPMLLKKAGYQIGFIGKYGVGEPKEQPKDQFDFWAGSDKGQPDYEMTDKNGQFIHHTDKVSGDIREFLQEFGNKNKEPFCLSVSFKAPHEQDGDPPRFIVQERFKKMYANATIPVPETADPKYWNSFPDFFRTDDNIARKRWTPLFSSPELHQETVKNYYRLITGVDEVVGKIREQLKEQQIDDNTIIIFMGDNGFYLGEHGMEGKWFGHEESIRVPLLIYDPRSGNPTKGKTPDQIALNIDIAPTILNMAGISVPKQMQGINLMELVAGKKKQSDRKDFFYEHTFMGSPRLPKIEGVVSKELKYMKFIEHNYEELYDLKKDPQEKQNLATNPAYTNQLQKMRNRYQEFREGVK, encoded by the coding sequence ATGAAAAAGCAAAAAATAACAGCAATCATCCTGGCATGTATTTTACTGATTCCAGCAGTCTTTTTTTCTTTTAAGCCAGCTCCTCCTGAAAAGCCTAATATTATTTTTCTCCTGACAGATGATCACCGCTGGAATGCATTAGGGGCCATGGGCAATAAAATTATTCAAACGCCCAACCTGGATAAGCTGGCCAAAAGCGGACTTATGTTTCGCAATGCCTATGTTACTACGGCTATTTGTAGTGTAAGCCGGGCAAGTATCCTGAGCGGGCAATATGAATCCAGGCATAAGATCAATGATTTTGTTACCAGTTTTAGTCCGGAAGCCCTTTCGAATACCTATCCGATGCTGCTGAAAAAAGCAGGCTACCAGATTGGGTTTATTGGTAAATACGGCGTAGGCGAACCCAAAGAACAACCCAAAGACCAGTTTGATTTCTGGGCTGGTTCCGACAAAGGGCAACCAGATTACGAAATGACGGATAAAAACGGACAGTTCATTCATCATACCGATAAGGTAAGTGGAGACATACGTGAGTTCTTACAAGAGTTTGGCAATAAAAACAAAGAGCCTTTTTGCCTGTCAGTGAGCTTTAAAGCACCCCACGAACAAGATGGTGATCCGCCCAGGTTTATCGTGCAGGAACGGTTTAAGAAGATGTATGCAAATGCTACCATTCCTGTACCCGAAACAGCAGATCCTAAATATTGGAATAGTTTTCCGGATTTTTTCCGTACCGATGATAACATTGCCAGAAAAAGATGGACTCCGCTTTTCTCTTCGCCTGAACTGCATCAGGAAACCGTAAAAAATTACTACCGGCTTATTACAGGCGTAGATGAAGTAGTGGGAAAAATCCGGGAACAGTTGAAAGAGCAGCAGATAGATGACAATACCATTATCATATTTATGGGGGATAACGGCTTTTATCTGGGCGAACATGGCATGGAAGGCAAATGGTTTGGCCATGAAGAATCCATACGGGTACCTCTGCTTATTTATGATCCCAGAAGCGGAAATCCTACTAAAGGCAAAACTCCGGATCAGATCGCCCTTAATATTGACATTGCCCCTACTATTTTAAATATGGCTGGCATTTCTGTGCCTAAACAAATGCAGGGTATCAATTTAATGGAACTAGTGGCAGGCAAGAAAAAGCAATCAGACCGGAAGGATTTTTTTTATGAACACACCTTTATGGGAAGCCCCAGGCTGCCAAAAATAGAAGGAGTAGTAAGCAAGGAATTAAAATACATGAAGTTTATAGAACATAATTATGAGGAACTCTATGATTTGAAAAAAGATCCTCAGGAGAAACAGAATTTGGCCACTAATCCGGCATATACAAACCAGCTCCAGAAAATGAGAAATCGTTATCAGGAATTTAGAGAAGGCGTAAAATAA
- a CDS encoding RrF2 family transcriptional regulator, whose amino-acid sequence MLTKKAKYALRALFVLAQNTNKPMISAEIAQRQQIPKKFLEAILIDLKRNGLLSSNRGRVGGYLLMKKPEEITLGRIIRIIDGPLAQLACASVHAYTPCVECSDPDKCSIRLTMIKVRNATAHILDNTTLADALVLENDLTIV is encoded by the coding sequence ATGTTAACCAAAAAAGCCAAGTATGCGTTGAGAGCCTTATTTGTTTTAGCACAAAATACCAATAAACCTATGATTTCTGCTGAAATTGCTCAAAGGCAACAAATCCCTAAAAAATTTCTCGAAGCTATTCTCATTGATCTAAAAAGGAATGGATTATTAAGCAGTAACCGGGGAAGAGTGGGAGGTTATCTGTTGATGAAAAAGCCGGAAGAAATTACGTTGGGCCGGATCATCCGCATTATAGATGGCCCTTTGGCACAGCTGGCCTGTGCCAGCGTTCATGCCTATACTCCCTGTGTAGAATGTAGTGATCCTGATAAATGTAGTATTCGGCTTACCATGATAAAAGTGCGCAATGCCACAGCTCATATATTAGACAATACAACGCTTGCTGATGCACTTGTCCTGGAAAATGATTTAACCATTGTTTAG